A region of the Mus caroli chromosome 7, CAROLI_EIJ_v1.1, whole genome shotgun sequence genome:
GGGAGTGAGGGAGATAAGAGCTGTCATCGTCACCATTAATGCCATTATCAGTACCACGACCATCATCAGCCTCAGACAGCCATTAGCATCCTCATCCTATTAGCTCTATCAGCATCAGCATTTCAACACCATCATCAGCACCAACACcatcactgtcatcatcatcatcaccatcatcatcgtaTCTGACAAGGCAGTGTGGTGCAGTGGTTAATTGGATCCTGGTAAGTACTAGTCATTTGAGAGACTTGGGGAAAGTCACTGTTCTGGACATCCTCTGGGTGGTCCTTGCTCCTTTCTCCACCTCTGTGCCCCAGCACTGACTACAGTGCTGTGCAACTTTGCTGTTTTCTTGCTGGACTCAGCAGACCCTAGCCggtgggaagaggaaggcagCTGTCCAGCTGGGCTGCTGCGGATTGGCTGCGCCCCACTCTGGAAGGTGTTAGCCCTTAATGGCTAGGGCCAGTGCTGGCTGCTACAGCACCGCACTCACCCCCCCGACAGTCCAGTTGTTAAATTCTTCTCAGCGTCCCATCTAAGTGTGCTGTGTAGACTGACCGATAATGCTGTTTTCCTTCTGCGTACCTGTCTCACCACAATGATGCTTACTATTATTAAATACTATGAAAGTATACTCAGGAGGATTAGATAAGTTAGTCTTGTACTTCAGCGCAGCAGTAAAATGTGAGCTATTGATATTGTTAGTCACACCCTTCAAACAGTTCTTGCAGACTATGGAGCAGAGAAGCCCTGTAGGAGATAGGGATGCAGTAGACAAAGGGATTACAGAAGTCATCCAACCAAGGGTGGCTTTAAGAAATAAACCAGATTTTGCTGTTGTgcacaatagattttttttccctcactttgtcttttgagacagggtctcactatgtattcgGGCTGACCTCCATCTGGTCATCCTCCTGCCTAAGTCTCCTTAGGGCTGGGGTTTTGGCCATGTTCCCACACTTGGCTCCAGCATTTGTTCTTTAAACACTACAGATCTGAGGCTATTCTGATTTTGGAGGAGGACCACGGAAGGAGAGAAGATTCCTTCTCATCCGGTGAACTgctgtgggaccgtgaaaggcagcctgtgttctggtcaagctaggtttaaaccccggAGACCCGGCAGACTAATCTGAAAGAGATGGAAGGCccgtttgccatgctcccagacataggctcctgacatgaggcccAGCTctataattctgtggccatcagtcacataggctgtccagactccacccccacagttacctggcaacagccagatagcACGCTATAAAAGGAGATGCTTGCCCCTCCTCGATCTCTcgctccctctcttactctcttgctcttactcttgcctctccccctccttctccacctcccttcccccctctccccaagtggccatggctgccctctgcttctctactctctccctctctctgcctttgtacaataaatgccttaaaaccatgcaCTGCTTCTTTTCGTTGGACctgccatgctggagcaatggagcaggcttCCCTCTAACAAGCTGCACGTCTAACCTTTCCCGCTAGGAAGCCTCCCTGTGCTCTAACTACTGCCGCCACCAACCCAAGCTGTCCAAGCAAGCCACCTGAGCTAGCTAGACTCTCTCATCCCTGTGgtaacctgccagagctctccTCCTATCCTTTTCCCTTTGTTCCCGGGGCCAgactgttctcagctcttccacagtatCTGGGATGTCCGAGAGCGAGAACCTGTTGTCCCTGGCCTCCATGCGGCCCAGGAACCCCAGAACAGGCTTTTCCACAGTGCTCGGTGGTCTCTGGTGCCCGAGAGTCGGAGCCTTACTCCAGCAGTTCTGCAAGGAACTTAGACTATGCCTTTTCCTCACCCCTGGAGTGGGATCCCGTGGCTTCTCACAGTCCAACGCCTGCCCGGCCGGCCGTTCCGTGGGGGTCAGTGCCAGTCAACCATCCCTGAATCTGCCTTGCCCAGTGGCCCTAGCCCTGAGCGGGCACAGGACCCCATTTTTTTGCCCCACAAACTGCCTCACTATTCTTGAGTTACTTCATGTCTTTTTTGGGCACTAGCTATGTATTTGCAGACTGAGAGGATCAAGGTCCTATCTCCAGCTGGACCATTGATCTTCCATCTGACCTTCAGCCAGCCCCTGGCCCTCTTTGGTTTTCCCATCTATTACATTGGAGGTTTTACATCTGCTAGGTTCAGAGAATTGGAGAACATTCCCCCGCCCACACACAACCCGAGTCTCTAAACTTACCAGGCTGAGCGGAGGCAGCAGGAAGCTTCCAGGTTCTAGTCTTGGGGACCGCTTGGGAGGCTTAGTTTCCAGCAGCTCCAACcctttgtcctctgagctctgggCCAAGGCCCTATAGAGACACAGGAAGATTCTCAAAATGCAGGAAGCCTGGGCAAATGTGGGTACCAGTGTGGAAGCTGATGCCCTTCCCACACAATGCTTACATACATGCCTACCAGAGTACTCATCCACCCACAGAGCATCCTTTCATTCATAGGTACTGTGAACTACTAGTTTCCCCCCAGTAGGTCATCTGCCTTCTCCCCAGACTCCTTTCTGCCCATTTGTCCATTTACCCTActcattcattctttctcccaCCTACTCACTTATGCTATTCACTTATCCACTCACCCATCTgtctactcattcattcattcactcattcatctatCATGCTCCTCCTATCCATGCATAGGTGATCCATCTATTGATTAATCTACCCTTTAAAGATCCAtccttctatccatccatccatctatccactgaACTTTCCATTTATCCTTTTATCCACCTAGCTATTCATCCATCTTACCGCCCATTCACCTTCCAGCCACCATCCACtcatctattgattttttttatctacccatttatccattcatccatttacctaccCACCACTAATTTTTTTCCCATCTCTGTATTTACCCATTCATCCACCTCCCCACAATGGCAATATAGCTCAGCACTGGAGAATCCACGCAGAACTCATCAGTGAGGGGCTAGGgtatggctcagtagttgagcACCTAGCTAGAGTTCCCTAGTGACCTAAAACATGTGACTGAATGTCTCCTAACTGGTGGATTCTAGAAAAGCACTCCGCCATTGAATCACACCCCCAAACTCTCattggggattctaggcaggggctctaccactgagccatgccccagcccctcactgggggattctaggcaggggctctaccactgagcctcacccccagcccctcactgggggattctaggcaggggctctaccactgagcctcacccccagcccctcactgggggatcctaggcagaggctctaccactgagcctcacccccagcccctcactgggggattctaggcaggggctctaccactgagccacgcccccagcccctcattgggggattctaggcaggggctctaccactgagccacgccccNNNNNtgggggattctaggcaggggctctaccactgagccacgcccccagcccctcattgggggattctaggcaggggctctaccactgagccacgcccccagcccctcattgggggattctaggcaggcgCTTGGTGGATTCTAGGCAAGTTCTCTACTGTGGAGCTGTATTTCCAGCCCCAGTTTCTTCCCATTATAACAAAAATTGTCACTAAGTCATATGCAAATGTGTCATAATGACTGATCCTGGCTGCTGTGGGATTTGGATAAATGGTGAGAACAGTAAAAGGTGGTCCATTAGGGGGCACATGGAGggcctggctggagagatggagacaggaagcatGCTGAGGGACGGGGCTGACGCATGAGAGGATCAGGGACATTCTATATGCCTGTGTTATGCCCCTCTCTTGCTGTGGCTCACCTCTTCCGTGTTCCAGGCATCAGGGAGGCTGTGGGGCGATCCCCCCTGGAAGGGCTGGAACAGTTCAGTCGTGGATCACTTCCCCAGCGGGGCAGCAGGGAGGGCTCAGGGATAGGAGGCGACAGGCCATGGAAGCTCCGAGCACGGGGCCTGCGGGCCACCCTGGGAGGTCTGCGGTGGACTTTGGGCAATTGCTCGCTGGAGTTGAGCTGGAAGTCATCATCCATGGAGATGTAGGGGGCCAGCATCTCTAAGTCCAGAGTGTCAGGGTcctgcaggaggcaggagggtgtTCATAGCAGGGCCCatggcctggggggggggagggcaagaGGGCATGGCAACTCTGACAGTCTCATTTGtgcctgtgtttgtctctgtgtttctcttttgttgtctttgtGGCTTTGACCACGTCTCTCCAGATCTGCCTGTGgctgtctttctatctcttctcttctctctctctctctctctctccctgtttctgtatctatttctttgTCTCTCATTTTCTGTCACTTGTCATCTCTCCCCTTTTTGTGTgcatctctctccccttcttcatttctgtcttttcttaccctatctctctgtctttctatcctcctgtctgtccctctcctcatctctttccatctttcctcttcttggtctctgtctccacctccctctgcatcactgtctgcctttgtctttgtctctcttggGTGCttgtttctctgttctctgcccctgcctctgtctcttgctttGACTGTCTATCATTTTGTCTCTAAatttctttgtctccctctctgctcttttgtcttctctttcctatGCCCAGCCAATGAAACAATGGtttactatgtatatatatgcgcATAtgtatctactatctatctataatctatctgcCATCTATTATCTGTCATTTATCTATCTACTCTATCTACCttctatctctctatatctatattcTATCTACCAatttatctgtcatctatttatctatctatcatctatctatacctatctgccatctatctacctatctcttccatctcccaatcaatctatctctccatctattatctatctataatctttCATCTATCAATCACACATATCTATCTAATCTGTCACCTATCGATCATCTCTCTATAATCTAtaatctgtcatctatctatctctctatcttccACCTACCAATCaatctatccatctattatctatctatactATCTATAATGTCACATCTAATCTGTCATCTAtttattaatcaatcaatcaatcaatcacctATCTAtaatctgtcatctatctacccatccacccatccatgtTTCCATCTATCCACACATGCATTCATCCCATCACCCTTCTATAAAGCCAGATAAGCTGACCCCTTCATGCTGGTTCTCACCTGAGCTATATCTAGATCTGTCTCCATGGTCTTGTTTTTCTGGGCAGTGGAGAGTCTGTGCGCATTTTCCAAGCCCATTGCCAACTTATCTGGGAGATCAGCCTGgaggggaagagagcagagaCACCGGAGATTGAGTCTGAGGAGGTGCTGACAATAATAGTTCTGGGCAGAGGTGGGGGGCCTTCGGCTGAAGATTACAAAAGGTCaaacagaaatgcaaatgaaggtggttttgtttgtttgcttctttgtttttgttttgagacattgtctcaagtAGTCCAAGATGGCCCAGAATTCccaatgtagcagaggatgacttagcACTttgggtcttcctgcctccagttcctaaattctggggttacagatgtgtctCTTCATTCTTGGCTTTATTtactgatttattattttaaggcaaggtctgtgatggttagctttaatTATCAGCTTGCCATAATCTAGACTCTCCTAGGCAAAGGGACTGTCTACACTGAATTGGCCTGTGGATGTCTGTGGgtgatggtcttttttttttttttttaatgtgtttgcttgtttgtttaaatatttatttatttattttatatataagaatacactgtaactgtccttagacacaccagaagagggcattagatcctattacagatggctgggaattgaactcaggacctctggaagagcagtcagtgctcttaaccactgagccatccctccagccctgtggGTGATAGTCTTAATGAAGTTAATTGaggtaggggctggagatatTGCTGGCTGATATTGCTGGAGATAGTAAAGAAAATTCTGTTGCTttcccagaggatccaggtttgatttctAGTACACAGATGGTAACTCAAAaaacatccataactccagttttgggggatctgatgcctcaggaaccaggcacatatgtggtccacacacatatatgcagacaaaacacatgcGAAAATGTAAACttaattgatgtgagaagacctagcccactgtgggtgacaccattccctagtcAGGGGTCCTGAACTGCATAATGGAGAAATGACGTTGAGCACCAGAGGGCACACATTTCTCTCTGCCCCTGACTATGGGTATGATGTGACCTGCTGTCTCAAGCTCTTGCCATTgtgtcttccctgccatgataaaataaaacctggaattgcaaatcaaaataaacccctttcctcctatggtgtgtgtgtgtgtgtgtgtgtgtgatgcacatgagtgcaggtacccacagagtcCAAAAGAGGATGCCGTTGGATCTTCTGGGACTGggaattacaggtgattgtgagccatccaGGGTGGTTCCTGAGGACTAAACTGGTTCTCTGCAACAGCAAgcacacttaaccactgagcaatctctccagccccttttgtcAGGAAggtttgtcatagcaatagaaatgaaaGTTGAAGAGGGTCTCATTCCAGGCTGCTCTAGAACTCACTAGAgaactaaggctggccttgaactcttcctgcctcagcctcccaaatgctggtattgcaggtgtgcacctccatgcctggctgtttgatttttgagacaaggttttactgtgtagtttaggttagccttaaactcaaccctcctgcctcagcttcccaagtactgggatcgcAGGTGTGTGTTATAATACCTGTCTTGTAACCTATGTCttagagaaaccccatctcatcTCTGAGGTGGAGAGATTGGCAACATAGAATAGCAAGGCTCAAGCCAGAGGCCCTAAGCAGCACAGTTCCGCGTGCTCAGACAGGAGACACTGTTTACCGGGAGAGGACTTTGGGGTCTCCGTGTAGCTTGTGGGGTGCTGGGCGTGGCAGCTGTGGGAGGTCCATCCAGGATGGGTGCCATGAGGCGGCGCAGGTCTGGACTACAGAAACGGCGAGGGTCAGCAGCCAGGGAGGCCTCACTCAGGGCCGGAGGGTGCAGGAAGGCTAGGATCCGCGGAGCAGGAGAGTCTGCAGAATGAACAGAACCCAGTTACCCAAGGCTGAAGGCCAGACCCTGCTCTGCTGTGCCAAGCCTAGAGGGTGACGTTGACATTTTCAACAGCACATCAGAATGGCCACTGTGTTTGCTGCTGGAGAGGAGTAGCCGAAGGGCCTCGTTCTGGGTCATCTCACAGCCAGATTGCTGTGTTGAGACTGGCCCGACGCAGAGAGAGGCAGTAGATAGACAGGTCCACAGTAAATGCACCTGGCCTTCCTTCTTGGGGTCCTGAGGACACAATGGCCTTGAACCATACCTACACTGTTGCCAGGGATACCCTTCTGCGAGGAGGCACTCAGCCGAGGGGGTCTGCGAGTATGTTGCTCAGTTTGTTCCAGAGACAGCACCACTCCGGTCTCTTCTACACGGCTGAGGGGAGGGGCAAGGCAAAGAGTGGGAGTCAGAGAGGGTCCCTGCTCACCCGCAGCTGCTGCCGATGTCTTCCCACAGAGGCCATTtcacccaggagctgaagggaatttgCCACAAAACAATTTCCCACAGCTTTTTCACcaggatttattttgttttgagatgagccagccttatgtagcccaggctggcctcagactcattatgtagccatgAATGACCTAATCTGAttctcctgagtgccgggattacaggcacatgccaccatgctcagtttatgGGGTCTGAGGATGGAACCCCAGGCTtcaggcatgctaggcaaacattctactgactgagctacatccccagcccctctgaAATGCTTTTGGCCCCAAACACTTAGGAGAAGGGAGACTCAACCTGTAATGGCTGgttagtttgtttatttactgtgctggggattgaacccaggacctcatgcatgccaggcaaactctcctccactgagctatgtccctagCTCCTGTAATGGTGTTGAAATGAAACTAAAAGCCTGGAGCAGTGGAGCCAACATacattccaacacttgggaggccgaggcaggaagtTTGAGAGTTAGAGGCCATCTTGAGCTACCactaggagaccctgtctcaacaagacaaaacaaaacagaacttgtTGCCACTGCCTGTGATCCCaagacttgggaggtggaggcaagagggtcagagTCTCAGCTACAAAGTGAATTTAATGTTGGTCTGCTCTATAGAAGACTATGtctccaaaagacaaaaaaaaaaaaaaaaaaaaaactctaaaaaatTTAACATATTCTTCATTGCTTTTCCAAATATGAAGAATTCATAGCTACATTTCTATGAATAAGCATTTATTTGAGAAGCTTCTATTCATAGGCAACCCATCCTCAAGGGAACAGGTTTATAAATACATCCTTCTTCTGTCCCCCACACCTCCCAGCCCACAGTCTCTGGCTCTGGAGTCAATCCAAATGCTGGCTGGAAAAACTGGCTTTGGGGAGTGGGTCTGAGGTTGAGAAACATGAATTAATTTGCATCTCATTAGCATAAGCCTCCTATAGGGCAGAATGCAGGTGGGTCTGGTGCTCCTAGCAGCTCTTGGAGAAGTTTGACTTTTAACTTTCACTAAACCTAGCCCGGAGATGTACCAATTTAAGCCAGCTACCTTTATCTCCTTCAAAGCATGGTGTACATAGTGACACGGGCACATCCTCAGAGAGGAATACCTGTAGACGCCCACGTATCTATCTAGAGAGAGAGCATATACGAAAACCTCTATGCACTTGGTGCCATATCTGTGCATACAGGCTTCATGAGCTCATTAGTTTATTCATTCCCCAAACACCTCTCCGTTAAGCATCACTGCATAGAGGTTAATAACAAGGAATATGAACCCAAGGGGTTGGGGTCAGATCTCAGCTCTGCCATTTCTGAGCTTTGTGGCCTTAAATGTGGCTGACTGTCTCTGGACTGGTGGTCTGTAGGCAAGTGATCTACCATTGAGTTAAAACCCCTAACTGCTCTCTGAGGGATGTTAGGCAGGAGTTCCACTTCAAGCTATTtacccagcccctcactggggaattctaggcagtgGCTCCTCCTCAGATTTTACTAATTTGAATTACTAAAGTGAAACTATGCAGCAATGTGATATGTTGGCAAGGAAGCGGAGGACTTCAATCCCCATACACTATGGAAGGGAGTGCAAAATGGCCCAGCACTGTGAAAACAGTTCGTCAGTTCCTTATGGAAATGTATGACCCACCCATTCCACTCCTAGGTGTTCACCCAGGAGAATGGAAATGTGCATTTGCACAAAATCTCACTTGAGAATGTTTATAATGACTGAGCAATCCCCCCAAATAGGACACAGACCAAAATCCCCTGGCTGGCACATGGACAAAGAACTTTGGTCCATTCATTCTCCAATGACTACTAGTCAACCTGAGAAAGGAACTGTGGTTCAtatttgtaattccagaactcaagagcctgaggcaggaggattgctgtgagttggagaccagcctgggctacatagtgatttctgTACTAACAGGAATTCAGAGTGACCCTTAGtctcaaacagacagacaggcaggcaggcagacagacaggaagacaaagaaaagttaTAAGTGCCCTGTTCAATGCCTGGACTCCTTGTAAATATGGAGGAATCAAGCAGCCTCCTCAGTTCTGGGACTGTAGACATTCAGTCTGGTTTTACTcacatcttgtttgtttgtttgtttgtttacttaaatGACCAGTATAAGCCGGGTATTGTGCTATATTATACGCCAGTAAGGTCAGCAGCCGAGACCAGCTTGACCTgcaagagaacctgtctcaaagcacTGATACATTTTTAAGAAACTAGCAAGGGGCCCTAGTGGTGCACAGCTTTAGTTctaacatttgggaggcaaaagcaggaatatctctgagttcgaggccagcctcgtctacatagagttctaaaacagccaatgctacatagtgagagcctgtctcaaaaaatgttttttaaattaaagttttttAGCACAATAAAAGTACATACAGAGATGCCCATGTGTATTTGCATGGCCATATATGTTCCACATACAGGGACACATTATATACTTTCTTGTGCGTGCACAATATGAAAGTCTGCCTGTgaataccacatatacacacactcacacacactcacaaacacacacacacagatgcacagacacatacacagatatacagacacagagacatagagacacacagacacaaacatacatactttgacacatgcatacacagacacacatacacacattcagacacatatacactcagacatgcacacacagacagacacacatacacacagatgcactcaGATACACGAACATGCAGGCacatatactcacaaacacacacagactcacaaacacagacagacagacacacaaaccagagattcacaaacacatactcagacacacatgcacacacagatacacacacacattcacaaacacacacacatgcaaagacacagacacacagacacagacacacaccacacaaacacaccttcCACCCTTCAGCTCACCTGATCAGGAAGTGGACGCAGATGATACTTTCCGACTGGGGGCCCCGCCCCCCTGTCACCACTGTAGCCTGAGTCTGAGTCCACAGATAGCCTCCAGTCCGGGCCAGGAAGCGATACTGCCCCGTTACTGCCTGGCCCTTGCTCAACACTGGGGAGAGGGTAGGTAGTGGTAAGGGTCACTGCAGGGACACCCAGGAAGCTGGAATTAGGAGTGGGAGGTCATAGAAGACAAAATTCTTTGGGCTATGCAGGCCTTAGTATTTGGGGTTCAGGGGGAGACAGGAGTCCCACAAAGCCCTGGTTTTGTGTTCAGGAGACCAAGAATTGGTGTCAGCAGGGGGCCATACAGCAGCTGGCTCTGGCCTGGGGGCATGTTGGTCACGTACAAGTGTGGATGCTCCTGCTGACCGCATCAGAGTCCAAAGCGTGGATGTATTCATAGGCAGAACAGCCAATCAGATCATCAGGACTGTAGCCAGCAACTTCTGCAATCCTGGAGTAAAATGGAGAGGTGCTGGTCAAGGCCCAGATGGAGGGAAGGGGCAGGTGTCATAGACAACACAGCGAGACGAGAGACAGGGCAGTCACAGAAAGGCAAGGGGAGGATAATACACAGATAAACAGAGTAGAATGTAGTGATTTACACCTgaaatcgcagcactcaggaggctgaagcagaattGCGAATTTGAGGCTTGGGATACAGCAAGACCTTATCTTATAAAACCAGGGGTTCAGAGCATGGCTTAGTAGTAGAGCCTataatcccccagtgaggggctgggggcgtggctcagtggtagagcccctgcctagaatcccccaatgaggggctgggggcgtggctcagtggtagagcccctgcctagaatcccccagtgaggggctgggggcgtggctcagtggtagagcccctgcctNNNNNNNNNNNNNNNNNNNNNNNNNNNNNNNNNNNNNNNNNNNNNNNNNNNNNNNNNNNNNNNNNNNNNNNNNNNNNNNNNNNNNNNNNNNNNNNNNNNNNNNNNNNNNNNNNNNNNNNNNNNNNNNNNNNNNNNNNNNNNNNNNNNNNNNNNNNNNNNNNNNNNNNNNNNNNNNNNNNNNNNNNNNNNNNNNNNNNNNNNNNNNNNNNNNNNNNNNNNNNNNNNNNNNNNNNNNNNNNNNNNNNNNNNNNNNNNNNNNNNNNNNNNNNNNNNNNNNNNNNNNNNNNNNNNNNNNNNNNNNNNNNNNNNNNNNNNNNNNNNNNNNNNNNNNNNNNNNNNNNNNNNNNNNNNNNNNNNNNNNNNNNNNNNNNNNNNNNNNNNNNNNNNNNNNNNNNNNNNNNNNNNNNNNNNNNNNNNNNNNNNNNNNNNNNNNNNNNNNNNNNNNNNNNNNNNNNNNNNNNNNNNNNNNNNNNNNNNNNNNNNNNNNNNNNNNNNNNNNNNNNNNNNNNNNNNNNNNNNNNNNNNNNNNNNNNNNNNNNNNNNNNNNNNNNNNNNNNNNNNNNNNNNNNNNNNNNNNNNNNNNNNNNNNNNNNNNNNNNNNNNNNNNNNNNNNNNNNNNNNNNNNNNNNNNNNNNNNNNNNNNNNNNNNNNNNNNNNNNNNNNNNNNNNNNNNNNNNNNNNNNNNNNNNNNNNNNNNNNNNNNNNNNNNNNNNNNNNNNNNNNNNNNNNNNNNNNNNNNNNNNNNNNNNNNNNNNNNNNNNNNNNNNNNNNNNNNNNNNNNNNNNNNNNNNNNNNNNNNNNNNNNNNNNNNNNNNNNNNNNNNNNNNNNNNNNNNNNNNNNNNNNNNNNNNNNNNNNNNNNNNNNNNNNNNNNNNNNNNNNNNNNNNNNNNNNNNNNNNNNNNNNNNNNNNNNNNNNNNNNNNNNNNNNNNNNNNNNNNNNNNNNNNNNNNNNNNNNNNNNNNNNNNNNNNNNNNNNNNNNNNNNNNNNNNNNNNNNNNNNNNNNNNNNNNNNNNNNNNNNNNNNNNNNNNNNNNNNNNNNNNNNNNNNNNNNNNNNNNNNNNNNNNNNNNNNNNNNNNNNNNNNNNNNNNNNNNNNNNNNNNNNNNNNNNNNNNNNNNNNNNNNNNNNNNNNNNNNNNNGGAgagactgactgacagacagattTGAGTAGGTGGTGGGTGGGTATGGTGCTGCATAAAGCTACTGCCCACCTCTCGTCGCAGTATGTGAACTTCATGTCCAGGCTGTGGCGACTGAGAAAGGCCCCTCGGCCCAGCGGGGGCTCCAGACTGGCTGGGTGGGGGATGGCTTCACAGATAAGCACCAGGCATTGCAGGGGAGGCTCGGAGCGAGGGCTCCCGGCAGGGGAAGTCTGTGCAGGGGGCTTGTAGGCCCTCATATGTCCTGAGCAGTGCAGCACCTTTGGGTGAAGTAGGGGTGTTGTGAGTAGTCATCTTAGCTTTGGGCTACCCACGGGGCTGGGATGCCTGCTGTGTCTGAGTCTCATAGGGAACTGGGGGAAAAGATTCTCGATTATTCTTGAAAGTTGCAAGGAGTTCTGTCCTCTTCGTTCCAACCCTCAGGAAACTTGCAGGATTTCATTTTGAAGGCTGAGGCCCTTTGTATCCTCAAGGTCTGGTCCCGGGATACTCAATTTATAGCTGCTCTGATGCCCTACTGGACTCAGTCTGAGGGAGTTCCACCAAATCTCTGAGCCTGGGAAAGCCCAGATCCAACAGGAAATGAAACTTTCAGGGGTCAGACCCACCCTATTGAGACCAGGCCCAGCCTACCTTCCAGGTGGCCGCTTTGAGGTTGAGCGTGCGCCCTCTGCTGGTGAGCGTGCTCTTCATTCGCAGGGAAAAGTGGCGCTCTGTTGGGGCTTCCAGCTTCTTCTTTGACAGGTCTGGGAAGGCAAGGAAAGGGGGGCGGGTCATTAAGTAAATGTTAAAGTCTCCCAGCCTCAGAGATGGCTTAACGGTTAGGAGCGTTTATGGTTACCTCTTTTAGAGAACCCGAGCTTGGATCTCTGAAtctatgtcaggcagctcacaaccatctgtaactgcaaaACCCACTTCCGACCTCTGAAGTCACCTGCACTCACGTACACAATCATCTCCcgccccttcctctccctcccccttaaaata
Encoded here:
- the Hif3a gene encoding hypoxia-inducible factor 3-alpha isoform X1; protein product: MALGLQRVRSNTELRKEKSRDAARSRRSQETEVLYQLAHTLPFARGVSAHLDKASIMRLTISYLRMHRLCAAGEWNQVGKGGEPLDACYLKALEGFVMVLTAEGDMAYLSENVSKHLGLSQLELIGHSIFDFIHPCDQEELQDALTPRPNLSKKKLEAPTERHFSLRMKSTLTSRGRTLNLKAATWKVLHCSGHMRAYKPPAQTSPAGSPRSEPPLQCLVLICEAIPHPASLEPPLGRGAFLSRHSLDMKFTYCDERIAEVAGYSPDDLIGCSAYEYIHALDSDAVSRSIHTLLSKGQAVTGQYRFLARTGGYLWTQTQATVVTGGRGPQSESIICVHFLISRVEETGVVLSLEQTEQHTRRPPRLSASSQKGIPGNSVDSPAPRILAFLHPPALSEASLAADPRRFCSPDLRRLMAPILDGPPTAATPSTPQATRRPQSPLPADLPDKLAMGLENAHRLSTAQKNKTMETDLDIAQDPDTLDLEMLAPYISMDDDFQLNSSEQLPKVHRRPPRVARRPRARSFHGLSPPIPEPSLLPRWGSDPRLNCSSPSRGDRPTASLMPGTRKRALAQSSEDKGLELLETKPPKRSPRLEPGSFLLPPLSLSFLLQGRQLPGNQQDPRAPLVHSHEPLGLAPSLLSLCQHEETVQPRNHFPPAAGLGQPH
- the Hif3a gene encoding hypoxia-inducible factor 3-alpha isoform X2, coding for MDWDQDRSNTELRKEKSRDAARSRRSQETEVLYQLAHTLPFARGVSAHLDKASIMRLTISYLRMHRLCAAGEWNQVGKGGEPLDACYLKALEGFVMVLTAEGDMAYLSENVSKHLGLSQLELIGHSIFDFIHPCDQEELQDALTPRPNLSKKKLEAPTERHFSLRMKSTLTSRGRTLNLKAATWKVLHCSGHMRAYKPPAQTSPAGSPRSEPPLQCLVLICEAIPHPASLEPPLGRGAFLSRHSLDMKFTYCDERIAEVAGYSPDDLIGCSAYEYIHALDSDAVSRSIHTLLSKGQAVTGQYRFLARTGGYLWTQTQATVVTGGRGPQSESIICVHFLISRVEETGVVLSLEQTEQHTRRPPRLSASSQKGIPGNSVDSPAPRILAFLHPPALSEASLAADPRRFCSPDLRRLMAPILDGPPTAATPSTPQATRRPQSPLPADLPDKLAMGLENAHRLSTAQKNKTMETDLDIAQDPDTLDLEMLAPYISMDDDFQLNSSEQLPKVHRRPPRVARRPRARSFHGLSPPIPEPSLLPRWGSDPRLNCSSPSRGDRPTASLMPGTRKRALAQSSEDKGLELLETKPPKRSPRLEPGSFLLPPLSLSFLLQGRQLPGNQQDPRAPLVHSHEPLGLAPSLLSLCQHEETVQPRNHFPPAAGLGQPH